Proteins co-encoded in one Patagioenas fasciata isolate bPatFas1 unplaced genomic scaffold, bPatFas1.hap1 Unplaced_296, whole genome shotgun sequence genomic window:
- the LOC139826829 gene encoding uncharacterized protein: MRPALVPHRSGKGARQGPREREGHRVEVGRSAEPWEFRAEPDGVRESPTAAALSRGGCVCSRALLWKRLPPLSYHTDLQDRAPSRLQDSLSPFTGVARSSEPTAENRLSPRGSPVDLGSERGGAGGAVYRAAADTETGPAREFGVDRTGSHCIGPDGKGPDRKKKKKKKKKAKTRLFAPRAAEHRHGPRRRGGHGPEPVLLFEKRLDDGGWERRGGWSYAGTGSGRDRASLSRVAAGQCTRLYESSFSTLAIRAHARRVRVWSFGAREWRGDAGFVAVFYFFFGGGLFRQGRRGRGGVVVPPTRTCRRRRRIISLRLPAQTARRAQTPPLPAPTPKRGLSRPRLAPRPLRPTRGKGRRGSATARAAHARSPRRPATGPLPPARCPTVSRSESSPPGGRSRGGQRRSVLPIGRGTPRAARGRGGQRAEGPSERATEEEAREAAARAGEGVRPPTAGLRNRGTPACPPPPPSVHPPAPSTPVHPGHGAGRDAPASRGGGELAGERPGRGVGRNSGRGWAAGLAAADWGGQAVVGAGEGRRLCSVRSPPAPAEAGRRPGDPPGDPPPRNRAPTPAAAAPARATDRAPREPSGPPPLGADRKGRGAAARGDAAPRAAAGAPAAGGGGGRRGGRAAPAAAGAIHGKGPARVQSRRRARARARRGRAATRAAPRPAAARAQPRFAPQPDRPSP, from the exons ATGCGACCCGCCTTAGTGCCTCATCGATCAGGAAAGGGAGCCCGCCAAGGGCCGAGGGAGAGAGAAGGACACCGAGTCGAGGTCGGTCGGTCGGCCGAG CCCTGGGAGTTTCGAGCGGAGCCGGACGGCGTCCGCGAGAGCCCCACCGCCGCCGCGCTGAGCCGGGGAGGCTGCGTCTGCTCGCGAGCGCTCCTCTGGAAGCGGCTGCCCCCTCTCTCCTACCATACGGACCTACAAGACCGCGCCCCCTCGCGTCTGCAGGACTCGCTCAGTCCCTTCACCGGGGTGGCGCGCTCGAGCGAGCCGA CAGCCGAAAACCGACTGAGTCCTCGCGGGTCGCCGGTAGACCTCGGATCCGAGCGGGGCGGCGCAGGCGGCGCCGTCTACCGAGCCGCTGCGGACACGGAAACTGGGCCGGCCCGGGAATTTGGAGTGGACCGGACCGGATCGCACTGCATCGGACCggacgggaaaggaccggacc gaaaaaaaaaaaaaaaaaaaaaaaaaaaagcaaaaacaaggctcttcgccccgagggcggcagagcaccgccacgggccccggcggagaggcggtcacggccccgagcccgtcctgctcttcgagaagcggctggatgacggaggctgggaacggcggggcggttggtcctacgcagggacaggatctggacgcgaccgagcgagcctctcgcgggtggctgcgggacagtgtacgcgactctacgagtcgagcttttcgaccctcgcgatccgtgcacacgctcggcgagtccgtgtctggagtttcggggctcgcgagtggcgtggggatgcgggtttcgtggcggtgttttattttttttttggtgggggtttatttcggcaggggcggcggggtcgtggtggtgtcgtcgtgccccccacccgcacctgccgccgccgccgccgtataatttcacttcgtcttccggctcagactgcacggcgagcacaaacaccccccctccccgcccccaccccaaagcgcggtctctcccgccctcgccttgccccccgccccctccggcccacccgcgggaagggccggagggggtcggcaactgcgcgcgccgcgcatgcgcgctctccccgccgcccggcaaccggccccctgccccccgccaggtgcccaacggtcagtcgctcggagtcaagcccgccgggcgggcggtcgcggggaggccagcgcaggagcgtcttgccgatcggccgaggaaccccgcgcgcgg cccgcggccggggcgggcagcgggccgagggaccgagcgagcgagccaccgaggaagaagcgcgggaggcggcagcacgggcaggtgagggggttaggcctccgacagcggggctgagaaaccgcgggacgcccgcgtgccccccccccccgccctccgtccacccccccgcgccgtccacccccgtccaccccgggcacggagccggcagggacgccccggcttcccgggggggaggcgaactcgctggcgaaaggccggggcggggggtggggaggaactctgggcgcggatgggcggccgggctcgctgcggcggactggggcgggcaggcggtggttggggccggggaaggccgccgcctgtgctcggtccgtagcccaccg GCGCCGGCCGAGGCGGGGCGccggcccggggacccccccggggacccgccCCCGCGGAACCGCGCGCCGACGCCGGCTGCGGCCGCGCCGGCGCGCGCGACCGACCGCGCGCCGCGGGAACCCTCCGGCCCCCCGCCGCTGGGTGCGGACCGaaagggccggggggcggcggcgcgcggcgacGCGGCGCCACGGGCCGCCGCTGGGGCGCcggcagcgggcggcggcggcgggcggaggggggggcgagcggcgcccGCCGCAGCTGGGGCGATCCACGGGAAGGGCCCGGCGCGCGTCCAGAGTCgccgccgcgcgcgcgcgcgcgcccgccgggggcgggcggcgacGCGCGCGGCGCCTCGTCCAGCCGCGGCGCGCGCCCAGCCCCGCTTCGCGCCCCAGCCCGACCGACCCAGCCCTTAG